The Listeria monocytogenes genome window below encodes:
- a CDS encoding DUF6531 domain-containing protein: protein MKKGIKILLVTLLLFPLLPWQFVQGAVNVESEFGNYYGKQLSTQDKVTVADLNENAQEQLKDKSTPEDTTLDEDLSDKNADAVRLFETETPNVTDTLAEDASAAGMTEVASERTENTKTFVNENTGEGETYYFTEPVHFKDDAGKWTDFDTTLVKDGEKTWTASETAKEITTPKVVTESAMPTLSLDGANVAVRPSGEADLAQVAAKDNRIMYASEDGKAEPFTLQADSFGMELGQYVKTGDDTEQQVTFDLTVPNDVTLKDDAKRAATLIYRGEALIGAIPSPVLEDETGSVMDTLTAETVKTETGYQLQVAKFNTTNLKGNLAKVAVSFVSTKITNGIQATSLRQYRDDVAYSFQPYMYIGYDDGNNSGTLGAAHFITYGVVKVPDSEIKKIGTNREIESAELSLFRSGTEGFWGDRAKDSKGSVVKRLFEVHGITKDVGNIADLTYGKFKNLGFPYGPPANVDGKETYIGRIDDANRRVSFDITNVAKDWVNGGKNNGVIVKTAKVNAFELPYSQADVFAAPKSGVTSESPYVVFKHRERPPIDADMPLKDTKLYLRPFVSANNDGKLDFTALGMDGVGRPDAKINYKIIDTSDKNKVAFSGTDPSIGRDYLFPNYPKLSSETQEYRELMSNWQTNTLLLKGALKENHLYQVEAEIKDGNEAVSKKYDTFQIYKVTGLDSLPRLLKFYGIANKRSQFMLDNNMKDELLVQGNVVFIRNPQKNAGKAYQSGNYDTADKMRLDALAIGRGKHCTFGYEPINFDSGNLLYNMEDAKWFDFDEEQTITRTYNSMAQGKDSPIGRNWTFNLADQLGFLEDGTVMLTRSDGGSVFFEKQPDGTFEIEEDEPLALTKKVNKNGAREFEIVDSKTGKISLFAANGLLLKVTSKDGNVTNYTYNADGELVKMVTGSGKVLQYTWDADGH from the coding sequence ATGAAAAAGGGCATAAAAATTTTACTGGTGACGTTACTTTTATTTCCACTGTTACCGTGGCAATTCGTGCAAGGAGCAGTAAATGTTGAGAGTGAGTTTGGAAATTATTATGGAAAGCAACTTTCTACGCAAGATAAAGTGACTGTGGCGGACTTAAATGAGAATGCGCAGGAACAATTAAAGGATAAGAGCACACCGGAAGACACAACGCTTGATGAGGATTTAAGCGATAAGAATGCGGATGCTGTTCGTTTGTTTGAGACAGAGACGCCGAATGTAACAGATACTTTAGCAGAAGATGCATCAGCTGCTGGCATGACGGAGGTTGCATCGGAGCGTACGGAAAACACGAAAACTTTTGTAAATGAAAATACGGGCGAGGGAGAGACGTATTATTTTACAGAGCCTGTGCATTTTAAGGATGATGCGGGCAAGTGGACGGACTTTGATACGACGCTAGTGAAAGATGGCGAGAAGACCTGGACTGCAAGTGAGACGGCGAAAGAGATTACGACGCCAAAAGTGGTGACGGAAAGTGCGATGCCAACACTTAGCTTAGATGGCGCGAATGTGGCTGTTCGTCCAAGTGGTGAGGCTGATTTGGCTCAGGTGGCAGCGAAAGATAACCGAATTATGTATGCGAGTGAAGATGGTAAAGCGGAGCCATTCACGTTGCAAGCCGATAGTTTTGGTATGGAGCTCGGGCAGTATGTGAAGACGGGAGACGATACGGAACAACAGGTTACATTTGATTTGACGGTTCCAAATGACGTGACTTTGAAAGATGATGCAAAGCGTGCGGCAACCTTAATTTATCGTGGTGAAGCTTTGATTGGCGCGATTCCAAGCCCAGTTTTAGAAGATGAGACGGGCTCGGTTATGGATACGTTAACCGCGGAAACGGTGAAGACGGAAACTGGGTATCAGCTGCAGGTCGCGAAGTTTAATACAACAAATCTTAAAGGTAATTTGGCCAAGGTGGCTGTTTCTTTTGTGAGCACAAAAATCACGAATGGGATTCAAGCTACTAGCTTGCGTCAATATCGGGATGATGTGGCGTATTCTTTCCAACCGTACATGTATATTGGTTACGATGATGGAAATAACTCGGGGACACTCGGAGCAGCTCATTTTATTACCTATGGTGTTGTGAAAGTGCCGGATAGTGAGATTAAAAAAATTGGCACCAACCGTGAAATTGAATCGGCAGAGTTGTCTCTTTTTAGAAGCGGCACGGAAGGCTTTTGGGGAGACCGGGCAAAAGATAGTAAAGGAAGCGTTGTGAAACGTTTATTTGAAGTGCATGGAATTACGAAAGACGTTGGTAATATTGCCGATTTAACGTATGGGAAATTTAAAAATCTTGGTTTCCCGTATGGTCCGCCTGCAAATGTAGACGGAAAAGAAACGTATATTGGAAGAATTGATGATGCGAATCGCCGGGTTTCTTTTGACATTACAAATGTTGCGAAGGACTGGGTGAATGGCGGTAAAAACAACGGTGTGATTGTGAAAACGGCAAAAGTAAATGCATTTGAACTACCATATTCGCAAGCGGATGTATTTGCTGCACCTAAGTCTGGGGTGACGAGTGAGTCGCCGTATGTGGTATTTAAACACCGTGAGCGTCCGCCGATTGATGCGGACATGCCACTTAAAGACACAAAGCTTTATTTGCGTCCGTTTGTAAGTGCGAATAATGATGGCAAACTGGATTTTACAGCACTTGGAATGGACGGCGTTGGTCGTCCGGACGCGAAAATTAATTATAAAATTATCGATACATCGGATAAAAATAAGGTAGCATTTAGCGGAACGGATCCATCAATTGGTCGAGACTATTTATTTCCGAACTATCCGAAGCTAAGTAGTGAAACACAGGAATATCGTGAGTTAATGAGTAACTGGCAGACTAACACGCTACTTTTAAAAGGTGCTTTGAAAGAAAATCATTTGTATCAAGTAGAAGCGGAGATTAAAGATGGAAACGAAGCTGTAAGTAAGAAATACGATACGTTTCAGATTTATAAAGTGACAGGCCTAGACTCATTGCCTCGTCTTTTGAAATTCTACGGGATTGCCAATAAACGGTCGCAGTTTATGCTGGATAATAATATGAAGGATGAATTGCTCGTTCAAGGAAACGTCGTGTTCATTCGGAATCCGCAAAAGAATGCTGGTAAAGCCTACCAATCGGGAAATTACGACACAGCGGATAAAATGCGACTGGATGCGCTTGCTATAGGGCGCGGGAAGCATTGTACATTCGGATATGAACCAATTAATTTTGATAGTGGGAACTTGCTTTATAACATGGAAGATGCGAAATGGTTTGATTTCGATGAGGAACAGACGATTACGCGGACTTATAATTCGATGGCACAAGGAAAAGATAGCCCAATTGGACGAAATTGGACCTTTAATTTAGCTGATCAGCTAGGTTTCTTAGAGGACGGCACCGTGATGTTGACGCGCTCAGATGGCGGAAGTGTGTTTTTTGAGAAGCAGCCGGATGGAACTTTTGAAATAGAAGAAGATGAGCCACTAGCACTTACAAAAAAAGTGAATAAAAACGGCGCGCGTGAATTTGAGATTGTGGATTCCAAAACAGGCAAAATCTCTCTTTTCGCTGCAAACGGCCTGCTTTTAAAAGTGACAAGTAAGGATGGG
- the pbpD1 gene encoding D-alanyl-D-alanine carboxypeptidase PBPD1 — protein sequence MKNIIKKTGILIMAASLAVSGFLVSPKAAQAAEAPNVNANAAIAIEESTGKILYSKDADKLMGIASMTKMMDEYLLLEAIDKGQIKWDDKVTISEYAYKVSQDTSLSNVPLRLGEEYTVQELYEAMAIYSANGAAIAISEKIAGSEKEFVDAMNKKAEELKLGEHQFVNSTGLNNEDLKGGQQVGGPKDENKMTARGMAKLAKHLINDYPDVLKTASTTKKEFRKGTSDQIDMTNWNWLLPGLIYGRQGVDGLKTGTTDYAGMCLTATAVQDGMRVITVVLHANGGAPGAHTSARFDETNKMLDYAFNNFKVKEVQKAGSKVKDPSTIEVDKGKEDTVGLVTKDAVKLVVPKNDNSPKLNTNVTLKEKTIEAPVKKGTEVGKMEVSLKDGDKLGYLDGKQTETIDVLTASDVEKANWFMLSTQAVGSFFKGVGNYVSDGVKGWFN from the coding sequence GTGAAAAACATAATTAAAAAAACAGGGATCCTAATCATGGCAGCATCCCTTGCAGTTAGTGGCTTCTTAGTAAGTCCGAAAGCAGCACAAGCCGCGGAAGCACCAAATGTAAATGCAAACGCAGCAATCGCAATTGAAGAAAGTACAGGTAAAATTTTATATTCAAAAGACGCTGACAAGCTAATGGGCATCGCATCCATGACAAAAATGATGGATGAATACTTACTACTGGAAGCAATTGACAAAGGACAAATTAAATGGGACGACAAAGTAACCATTTCTGAATATGCATACAAAGTTTCACAAGACACATCGCTATCAAACGTACCACTTAGACTTGGCGAAGAATATACTGTACAAGAATTATATGAAGCAATGGCAATCTACTCTGCAAACGGCGCAGCAATTGCTATTTCCGAAAAAATTGCAGGTTCTGAAAAAGAATTTGTGGATGCTATGAATAAAAAAGCCGAAGAACTAAAACTAGGCGAACACCAATTTGTTAACTCTACAGGTCTTAACAACGAAGACTTAAAAGGTGGTCAACAAGTAGGCGGACCGAAAGACGAAAACAAAATGACTGCTCGCGGCATGGCAAAGTTAGCAAAACACTTAATTAATGATTACCCAGATGTGCTTAAAACTGCTAGTACAACTAAAAAAGAGTTTCGTAAAGGTACATCAGATCAAATTGATATGACAAACTGGAACTGGCTATTACCGGGCTTGATTTATGGTCGGCAAGGTGTAGATGGTTTGAAAACAGGAACAACTGACTATGCAGGAATGTGTTTAACTGCAACAGCTGTACAAGACGGAATGCGTGTAATCACGGTTGTTCTTCATGCTAATGGCGGAGCACCAGGCGCGCATACAAGTGCTCGTTTTGATGAAACAAACAAAATGCTTGATTATGCTTTTAATAATTTCAAAGTAAAAGAAGTACAAAAAGCAGGCTCGAAAGTGAAGGATCCTTCTACAATCGAAGTGGATAAAGGCAAAGAAGACACAGTGGGGCTCGTTACAAAAGACGCAGTAAAACTAGTGGTACCAAAGAACGACAATTCACCTAAATTAAATACAAATGTAACACTAAAAGAAAAAACAATAGAAGCACCAGTTAAAAAAGGTACGGAAGTCGGCAAAATGGAAGTATCTCTAAAAGATGGCGACAAGTTAGGCTATCTGGACGGAAAACAAACAGAAACAATCGACGTACTAACTGCCAGCGATGTCGAAAAGGCAAACTGGTTCATGCTGTCCACACAAGCAGTAGGTTCTTTCTTTAAAGGTGTTGGCAATTACGTATCTGATGGCGTAAAAGGCTGGTTTAATTAA
- a CDS encoding CocE/NonD family hydrolase translates to MKHNQLIIETDVPAKMRDGVTLYADIYRPADAGEYPVLLTRLPYSKSYGLHFIRPNILAEQGYVVIVQDVRGRYTSEGDFVPYIAEVDDGYDTIEWAANLPYANGDVGMFGLSYYGYTQILAAISGNKHLKAIAPIMAQNSMTDVFNDHDGALELGMWETWNLESMLPNMLARTYKTQDELEEAVNTLMKNLDSLDALYQFKPYKDWPAIGQNEMPYFSELLNYEPTHNHWQKIDAKSNYDKINVPGLHVAGWYDCFLDKTIANFQNGHHRGLGDKLIIGPWTHANFAQMIGDRDFGMAATKWGEANMHARHIEWFNHWLKKAPLPASASVSYFVMGLNDWKTAENWPPQNAHMTPLYFKSEKASAEFTPPATYSEAKFSYDPENPVPSNGGGTLHKALHADGPRDQQQIELREDVLCYSTVPLEEAIEVTGPIQVKLWAKTDAPNTDFTAKLVDVFPDGTAFNLADGIIRAAKQHGDNVQNNINEYTIDLWATSNLFQKGHQIRIEISSSNFPRFDPNPNTGDSFINSTESQIANQTIYHSPEYPSHILLPIIR, encoded by the coding sequence GTGAAACATAATCAATTAATTATTGAAACGGATGTCCCAGCTAAAATGCGCGATGGTGTAACGCTTTACGCAGATATATATCGTCCAGCAGACGCGGGGGAATATCCAGTTTTGCTTACAAGATTACCTTATAGTAAATCATACGGGCTTCACTTTATTCGTCCTAATATTTTGGCGGAACAAGGTTATGTTGTTATTGTTCAAGATGTTCGGGGCAGATATACGTCAGAAGGAGATTTTGTTCCATACATAGCAGAAGTTGACGATGGATATGATACGATTGAGTGGGCTGCGAACCTTCCTTATGCTAACGGAGATGTCGGCATGTTTGGCTTATCTTATTATGGCTATACGCAAATTTTAGCAGCGATTAGCGGGAATAAACATTTAAAAGCCATTGCTCCAATTATGGCTCAAAATAGCATGACAGATGTTTTTAATGACCACGATGGCGCTTTAGAACTTGGAATGTGGGAAACTTGGAATTTAGAGTCGATGCTTCCAAACATGCTAGCCCGTACTTATAAAACGCAAGATGAATTAGAAGAAGCAGTGAACACATTAATGAAAAATTTAGATAGTTTAGATGCGCTTTATCAATTTAAACCATATAAAGACTGGCCAGCAATTGGTCAAAATGAAATGCCTTATTTCTCTGAGCTATTAAATTATGAACCAACACATAATCATTGGCAAAAAATCGATGCGAAAAGCAATTATGATAAAATTAATGTGCCAGGACTCCATGTCGCCGGCTGGTATGACTGCTTTTTAGATAAAACAATCGCTAATTTTCAAAATGGGCATCATCGCGGTCTAGGAGATAAGCTCATTATTGGGCCTTGGACGCACGCTAATTTCGCGCAGATGATTGGCGACCGTGATTTTGGAATGGCTGCCACTAAATGGGGTGAGGCGAATATGCATGCTAGGCATATAGAGTGGTTCAATCACTGGTTGAAAAAAGCGCCTTTACCAGCATCAGCGTCGGTTAGTTATTTTGTGATGGGATTAAACGACTGGAAAACAGCTGAAAACTGGCCGCCTCAAAACGCCCATATGACACCACTATATTTTAAAAGTGAAAAAGCGAGTGCAGAATTCACACCGCCTGCAACATACTCAGAAGCAAAATTCAGCTATGATCCAGAAAATCCAGTACCATCAAACGGTGGAGGGACCTTACATAAGGCGTTACATGCAGATGGACCTCGTGACCAGCAACAAATTGAACTTCGCGAAGACGTCCTTTGTTATTCAACAGTACCTCTAGAAGAAGCAATCGAAGTTACCGGACCAATTCAAGTGAAGCTTTGGGCGAAAACAGATGCACCTAATACGGATTTTACTGCGAAATTAGTAGATGTATTTCCAGATGGCACGGCTTTTAATTTGGCAGATGGGATTATCCGGGCAGCCAAGCAACACGGCGATAATGTGCAAAATAACATTAATGAATACACTATCGACCTTTGGGCAACAAGTAATCTTTTCCAAAAGGGGCATCAAATCCGCATCGAAATATCTTCGAGTAATTTTCCGAGGTTTGATCCTAACCCAAATACAGGTGATAGTTTCATTAATTCCACTGAAAGCCAAATCGCCAACCAGACTATTTATCATAGCCCAGAATACCCGTCCCATATTCTCCTTCCAATTATTCGATAG
- a CDS encoding DNA topoisomerase III yields the protein MTKILVLAEKPSVGKDIGRVLGAKQGKNGYLEGGKYVVTWALGHLVTLADPERYDSKYKSWNMEDLPMLPEKMKLEPIKQTRKQYETVKKLMNRTDITTIVIATDAGREGELVARWIIDYAKIKKPLKRLWISSVTDKAIREGFEHLKPGKAYENLYHSAVARSEADWVVGINATRALTTKYNAQLSCGRVQTPTLAMIQHREEEIRNFKPREYYGITALTEQESFTWNNGQTFDKTLAEKLVKSLQGKNAVITDVSMREKKNFSPGLYDLTELQRDANNRYDFSAKETLNIMQTLYERHKVLTYPRTDSRFISTDIVPTLKERLAACGVGENAKAARQISGKPIKANKSFVDNSKVSDHHAIIPTEQPVSLGDLSDKERKIYDLVVKRFLAVLSDPYIYEETSVKAKIDQEEFTLKGKVVKSLGWKSIYGESREPDQLTKMKKGDTIPVKRINLETGKTKPPARFNEATLLSAMENPSKYMETTSKALAKTLGETGGLGTVATRADIIEKLFNSFSLEKQGKDIQITSKGRQLLELVPEDLKSPELTARWEQKLSKIAKGELDYRKFTAEMRDYAKKAVTEIKQNDKKFRHDNITSQKCPDCGKPMLKVKGKRGTMLVCQDRECGHRESVSRTTNARCPNCHKRMEMRGEGDKQIFVCVCGHREKLSAFQQRRDKQKNKNVSKTDVAKFMKKQNKQEDEPFNNPMAEALAKLKLDK from the coding sequence ATGACAAAAATATTAGTACTGGCAGAGAAACCGTCTGTCGGTAAAGATATCGGCCGGGTACTCGGGGCTAAACAAGGTAAGAACGGCTATTTAGAAGGTGGAAAATATGTAGTAACTTGGGCGCTTGGGCACCTTGTAACACTGGCTGACCCTGAGCGCTACGATTCGAAGTATAAAAGCTGGAATATGGAAGATTTACCAATGCTTCCTGAGAAAATGAAACTAGAACCAATTAAGCAAACAAGAAAACAATATGAAACGGTTAAGAAGTTAATGAACCGTACAGATATAACTACAATCGTTATTGCAACAGATGCAGGAAGAGAGGGAGAACTTGTAGCTCGCTGGATTATTGATTATGCCAAAATCAAGAAGCCTCTAAAAAGACTATGGATCTCCTCTGTAACGGATAAAGCGATACGTGAAGGCTTCGAACACTTAAAACCAGGGAAAGCTTATGAAAATCTGTATCACTCTGCAGTCGCTCGTTCTGAAGCTGACTGGGTGGTAGGAATCAATGCTACGCGTGCGTTGACAACGAAATATAACGCACAACTTTCCTGTGGCCGAGTGCAAACGCCAACCCTTGCAATGATTCAACATCGTGAGGAAGAAATTCGTAATTTTAAACCGCGTGAATACTACGGAATTACCGCGCTAACCGAACAAGAAAGTTTCACGTGGAACAATGGGCAAACTTTTGATAAAACTTTAGCAGAAAAACTAGTAAAGTCCTTACAAGGGAAAAATGCGGTAATCACAGATGTTTCTATGAGAGAAAAGAAAAATTTCTCACCAGGTTTATATGATTTAACCGAATTACAACGCGATGCGAATAATAGATATGATTTTTCGGCGAAAGAAACGCTTAATATTATGCAAACATTATACGAGCGCCACAAAGTATTAACGTATCCACGAACAGATTCGCGCTTTATTTCAACGGACATTGTCCCAACGCTAAAAGAACGTTTAGCGGCCTGCGGTGTGGGTGAAAATGCAAAAGCTGCTCGCCAAATCAGCGGAAAACCAATCAAAGCGAACAAGTCATTTGTAGATAACAGCAAAGTAAGCGACCATCACGCAATTATTCCGACCGAGCAACCCGTTTCTCTCGGAGATTTAAGCGATAAAGAACGGAAAATTTATGACCTTGTAGTCAAACGCTTTTTAGCAGTACTTTCAGACCCATATATTTATGAAGAAACCTCTGTTAAAGCCAAAATCGACCAAGAAGAATTCACTTTAAAAGGTAAAGTTGTTAAATCGCTTGGTTGGAAAAGTATTTACGGAGAGTCGCGCGAACCAGATCAGTTAACTAAAATGAAAAAAGGCGACACAATCCCAGTTAAACGAATCAATTTAGAGACAGGAAAAACAAAACCGCCAGCGAGATTCAATGAGGCAACCTTACTTTCAGCCATGGAAAACCCGTCCAAATACATGGAAACAACAAGCAAGGCACTCGCCAAAACACTAGGTGAGACAGGTGGACTTGGAACCGTTGCAACTCGTGCGGACATCATTGAAAAACTTTTCAATAGTTTCTCCCTAGAAAAACAAGGCAAGGACATTCAAATTACTTCAAAAGGACGTCAATTGCTAGAATTAGTCCCCGAAGATTTGAAATCCCCAGAACTAACGGCGCGTTGGGAACAAAAATTATCTAAAATCGCAAAAGGCGAACTAGATTATCGTAAATTCACTGCAGAAATGCGCGACTATGCAAAAAAAGCAGTAACTGAAATTAAACAAAACGATAAAAAATTCCGTCACGATAACATTACTTCACAAAAATGCCCAGACTGCGGAAAGCCGATGCTAAAAGTGAAAGGCAAACGTGGTACGATGCTCGTTTGTCAGGACCGTGAATGCGGTCATCGTGAATCTGTTTCAAGAACGACGAATGCTCGTTGCCCTAATTGTCATAAACGAATGGAAATGCGCGGCGAAGGTGATAAACAAATTTTTGTATGTGTTTGTGGACACCGGGAGAAACTATCTGCCTTCCAACAGCGGCGTGACAAACAGAAAAACAAAAACGTATCCAAAACAGATGTAGCTAAATTTATGAAAAAACAAAACAAACAAGAAGATGAGCCATTTAACAATCCAATGGCTGAAGCGCTTGCTAAATTAAAGCTAGATAAATAA
- the recQ gene encoding DNA helicase RecQ, which yields MIEQARAILQQNFGYQDFRDGQVDVISKLCAGEDTLAIMPTGGGKSLCYQIPALLFDGLTIVVSPLISLMKDQVDALVSEGIAATFINSTLTNREIDIRLDAAFSGELKMLYIAPERIETPGFQRLIEQVPISLFAIDEAHCISQWGHDFRPSYLTLCDSLDKMTKRPLIIALTATATQAVSDDICRLLKIGADSVVKTGFSRDNLAFQVVKGQDKDKYLIDYLTKNATESGIVYASTRKEVERLHSFLLKKGVESGMYHGGMTDLARKDWQEKFLYDDIRVIVATNAFGMGINKSNVRFVIHYNIPRNIEAYYQEAGRAGRDGVPSDCILLFSPQDSRIQQFLIEQSEMDDERKQNEFAKLRQMTGYGYTEICLQKYIVQYFGDDEENCEKCSNCLDTREAADVTILAQQVFSCIKRMGERFGKVLIAKVLTGSADQKVKDWRFDELSTYGLMKDASQKDVLQLIDYLTAEKYLQPTDSQFPSLKLTDRAVSVLRGELKVERKQAKRAEKVKIDVNSDLFEKLREVRRELAAKHKVPPYIIFSDETLREMCAYMPQTEDALLEVKGIGAMKRDKYGAEFLAVLQQEASK from the coding sequence ATGATAGAACAAGCAAGAGCTATTTTACAGCAAAATTTTGGTTATCAAGATTTTCGGGATGGACAAGTAGATGTCATTTCGAAACTTTGCGCGGGAGAAGATACGCTCGCAATCATGCCAACGGGTGGCGGAAAGTCACTTTGTTACCAAATTCCAGCACTTCTTTTTGACGGTTTGACCATTGTTGTTTCTCCACTAATTTCACTTATGAAGGATCAAGTAGATGCGCTAGTCTCAGAGGGGATTGCAGCTACTTTTATTAATAGTACACTGACTAATAGAGAAATAGATATTCGACTGGATGCTGCATTCTCAGGTGAGTTAAAAATGCTTTACATTGCTCCAGAACGGATTGAAACGCCAGGTTTTCAGCGTTTAATTGAGCAAGTACCTATTTCATTATTTGCGATAGATGAGGCGCACTGTATTTCGCAGTGGGGTCATGATTTTCGGCCTAGCTATTTGACGCTGTGTGATAGTTTGGATAAAATGACCAAGCGTCCGCTCATTATTGCACTTACTGCTACAGCGACGCAGGCAGTTTCAGACGATATTTGCCGGTTGCTAAAAATAGGAGCAGATTCGGTCGTTAAAACTGGATTTTCCAGAGATAATTTGGCTTTCCAAGTAGTGAAAGGGCAAGATAAAGATAAGTATTTGATTGATTATTTAACAAAAAATGCGACTGAATCCGGAATTGTTTATGCTTCGACTCGGAAAGAAGTGGAGCGACTGCACAGTTTCTTGCTAAAAAAAGGCGTCGAATCCGGTATGTATCATGGCGGAATGACCGATTTAGCACGAAAAGACTGGCAAGAGAAGTTTCTATACGATGATATTCGAGTGATTGTGGCAACGAATGCGTTTGGAATGGGAATTAATAAATCTAATGTGCGTTTTGTTATTCATTATAATATTCCACGCAATATCGAAGCGTACTATCAAGAAGCTGGTCGGGCTGGTCGAGACGGTGTTCCAAGTGATTGTATTTTGTTGTTTTCCCCCCAAGATAGCCGCATCCAGCAGTTTTTAATTGAACAATCCGAAATGGATGATGAGCGCAAACAAAATGAGTTCGCCAAGCTACGCCAAATGACAGGGTATGGTTATACGGAAATTTGTTTGCAGAAATACATCGTGCAGTATTTTGGAGACGACGAGGAAAACTGCGAGAAATGTAGTAATTGCTTAGATACTAGGGAAGCCGCGGACGTTACAATCTTAGCGCAACAAGTTTTTTCTTGTATAAAAAGAATGGGTGAGCGTTTTGGGAAAGTATTAATTGCCAAGGTTTTGACAGGTTCTGCTGACCAGAAAGTGAAAGATTGGCGCTTTGATGAACTCAGTACTTATGGATTGATGAAAGATGCTTCCCAAAAAGATGTGTTACAACTAATTGATTATCTTACAGCAGAAAAATATTTACAACCAACTGATAGCCAGTTTCCTTCTTTAAAACTGACGGATAGAGCCGTTTCGGTTTTACGAGGCGAGCTAAAAGTGGAAAGAAAACAAGCGAAACGGGCTGAAAAAGTTAAAATAGATGTAAATAGTGACCTTTTCGAAAAATTGCGGGAAGTGCGGCGGGAACTGGCAGCAAAACACAAAGTGCCGCCATATATCATTTTTTCAGATGAAACGTTGCGTGAAATGTGTGCATATATGCCGCAAACGGAAGATGCACTGCTTGAAGTCAAAGGTATTGGTGCAATGAAACGCGATAAATACGGTGCAGAATTCTTGGCTGTACTGCAACAAGAAGCATCAAAATAA